Proteins from a single region of Paenibacillus sp. BIHB 4019:
- the proC gene encoding pyrroline-5-carboxylate reductase, producing MPIDTDTKTIDRIQSLQIAFYGAGSMAEAIARGMINQKLTQPGRIAMLNRQNADRLNELNSLYGIQTILQGSSNEAFLKEADIIFLAMKPKDAAEAIAGIKPFISEHQLIISVIAGLSISSIELLLGRKLPIVRTMPNTSCTIGLGATGISYSEAVTKEQQQLAEAIFQSVGITSVVEENYQDAITGVSGSGPAYVYYFMESMIDAAKAMGLSETAAKALVTQTVLGAAEMVRATGEEPAELRRKVTSPNGTTQAALELMSKQGLAETIASGMKRSAERAAEIGADIERSLK from the coding sequence ATGCCAATAGATACAGACACCAAAACGATTGATCGCATTCAATCGCTGCAAATCGCTTTCTACGGCGCAGGCTCCATGGCGGAAGCCATCGCCCGCGGCATGATTAATCAGAAGCTGACGCAGCCGGGACGCATTGCAATGCTCAACCGGCAAAATGCCGATCGTTTGAACGAGCTTAACAGCCTATATGGCATTCAAACGATTTTGCAAGGCTCCTCGAACGAAGCTTTTCTGAAGGAAGCCGATATTATTTTTCTCGCTATGAAGCCAAAAGATGCGGCCGAAGCTATTGCAGGCATTAAGCCTTTTATTTCGGAGCATCAGCTTATTATTTCGGTCATTGCCGGACTATCGATTTCGTCGATCGAGCTGCTTCTTGGCCGCAAGCTGCCTATCGTACGCACGATGCCGAATACGTCCTGCACGATCGGGCTCGGTGCTACAGGCATCAGTTATTCCGAAGCGGTGACGAAGGAGCAGCAGCAGCTGGCGGAAGCTATTTTCCAATCCGTCGGCATCACCTCCGTCGTTGAGGAGAACTATCAAGACGCCATTACAGGCGTATCAGGCAGCGGTCCGGCTTATGTGTATTATTTTATGGAATCGATGATTGATGCAGCGAAGGCAATGGGCCTTAGCGAAACGGCTGCCAAGGCGCTTGTTACGCAGACTGTGCTTGGAGCTGCGGAAATGGTCCGTGCAACTGGCGAGGAGCCTGCCGAATTGCGCCGCAAAGTGACGTCCCCGAATGGGACGACGCAAGCAGCGCTTGAGCTGATGAGCAAGCAGGGTTTGGCTGAGACAATTGCCAGCGGCATGAAGCGTTCCGCCGAACGCGCAGCCGAAATCGGAGCCGATATTGAAAGGAGCTTGAAATAA
- the proB gene encoding glutamate 5-kinase, with protein sequence MAERIIVKIGSSSLTSEEGGLNKERIAYFVSELAALHAAGCSVILVTSGAVAAGFRQIGYESRPKAVHEKQAAAAVGQALLMQAYQEAFSQFGIGAAQILLTRADFSNRKRIQNALMTIEELLRLRTIPIINENDTVATDELKFGDNDNLSALVATMTKAGQLIIITDMDGLYTEDPRKNPQAVKIERVGSISADIMKFAGGAGSAVGTGGMRSKIEAARIAMRGGVPAFIGKVQQPGDLSLATSGSGKGTYFDTEMHSLPMKKQWLGFHSMPQGTITVDAGAELALLTGGKSLLPAGITGSSGDFHPGDIVEVLSAGGETIGRGVVNYAAWQAKAAAGLGSEEVKRRIDVSRIEVIHRDEWVSLK encoded by the coding sequence ATGGCGGAACGAATCATTGTAAAAATCGGCAGCAGCTCGCTAACCTCCGAGGAAGGCGGACTGAACAAGGAACGCATCGCTTATTTCGTCTCCGAGCTTGCCGCGCTGCATGCAGCAGGCTGCTCGGTCATATTAGTCACCTCCGGTGCCGTTGCCGCAGGCTTTCGCCAAATTGGCTATGAGTCACGGCCCAAAGCGGTTCACGAGAAGCAAGCGGCCGCCGCAGTCGGGCAAGCGCTGCTCATGCAAGCTTATCAGGAAGCTTTTAGCCAGTTCGGTATCGGAGCAGCACAAATTTTGCTGACGCGGGCAGACTTCTCTAACCGCAAGCGAATTCAGAACGCTTTGATGACCATTGAAGAGCTGCTCAGGCTGCGCACGATACCGATTATTAACGAGAACGATACCGTCGCAACCGATGAGCTGAAATTTGGCGACAATGACAATTTGTCAGCACTGGTCGCAACAATGACGAAAGCCGGACAGCTCATTATTATTACGGATATGGATGGCTTGTATACGGAAGATCCGCGGAAAAATCCGCAAGCAGTCAAAATCGAGCGAGTCGGCAGCATTTCCGCAGACATTATGAAATTCGCCGGCGGTGCCGGCTCAGCAGTCGGAACGGGCGGGATGCGCTCCAAAATTGAAGCCGCCCGAATTGCCATGCGCGGCGGCGTACCCGCTTTTATCGGGAAAGTGCAGCAGCCCGGAGATCTGTCGCTTGCGACAAGCGGCTCCGGCAAAGGCACGTATTTCGATACGGAGATGCATAGCCTGCCGATGAAGAAGCAATGGCTGGGCTTCCACTCGATGCCTCAAGGCACGATTACAGTCGATGCAGGAGCTGAGCTTGCGCTGCTTACAGGGGGCAAAAGCCTCCTCCCTGCCGGCATTACAGGCAGCAGCGGCGATTTCCATCCCGGCGATATTGTGGAGGTGCTTAGCGCTGGCGGCGAAACGATTGGGCGCGGCGTCGTCAATTACGCTGCTTGGCAGGCTAAGGCCGCAGCCGGGCTTGGCAGCGAAGAAGTGAAGCGCAGAATTGACGTGAGCCGGATCGAAGTCATCCACCGGGATGAATGGGTTTCATTAAAATAA
- the mtnB gene encoding methylthioribulose 1-phosphate dehydratase: MTFEQITTEQKQKALADLREVKELFASRGWFPGTSGNLSVRVGDFDPEQFHFAITASGKDKTVHTPEDYLFVDKEGKAVEATKLKPSAETLIHCEIYRQTGAGAIFHVHTVFNSVISEWFWDRKSVPVDGVELIKAFNIWDEEAHIDIPIVSNFANIPQIVPEVTERLQPEIPGILLRKHGIYAWGATPFEAKRHLEAFEFIFEYVYRWELLNGRK, encoded by the coding sequence ATGACATTTGAGCAAATTACAACCGAGCAGAAGCAGAAGGCGCTCGCTGATCTGCGTGAAGTAAAGGAGCTGTTCGCCTCGCGCGGCTGGTTCCCTGGCACAAGCGGCAATCTGTCCGTGCGCGTAGGGGATTTCGACCCCGAGCAGTTCCATTTTGCCATTACGGCAAGCGGCAAGGATAAGACGGTTCATACACCGGAAGACTACCTATTCGTTGATAAAGAAGGCAAAGCAGTCGAAGCGACTAAGCTGAAGCCTTCGGCGGAAACGCTGATCCACTGCGAAATTTACCGCCAGACGGGCGCAGGTGCTATTTTTCATGTGCATACCGTCTTTAACAGCGTCATCTCGGAATGGTTCTGGGATCGCAAATCCGTGCCGGTTGACGGCGTAGAATTAATTAAGGCGTTCAATATTTGGGACGAGGAAGCGCATATCGACATTCCGATTGTGTCCAACTTCGCCAACATTCCGCAAATCGTTCCTGAAGTGACGGAGCGCCTGCAGCCCGAAATTCCCGGCATTTTGCTGCGCAAGCACGGCATTTATGCTTGGGGAGCGACCCCGTTTGAAGCGAAGCGCCATTTGGAGGCGTTTGAGTTCATTTTTGAATACGTGTATCGCTGGGAGCTGTTGAACGGCCGCAAATAA
- a CDS encoding MerR family transcriptional regulator — MKVFEAARLLDTTPRTLRFYEEKGLVTPTKARENGYRLYGEEDIERLRWIIALRELGMPLAAIGEVLQTARQPDDFLRLADRARALLYEEWVAAGQKLQALDGTIAKWRDQARPELGAAEDAAEKMKHSRSQRSSWNDRWDYDRLALEHGEAAPMAVLAKVLTPSSYEQALMKMLEWIDPVAGEYGAELGAGTGNLSVKLAEAGVRLTAIEQSAQMLSILRRRLPHVDAKLGNLLTLPLPDRVCAFIACSFAMHHLNDSQQLLALAEMDRILLPGGRMAIIDISKDSEAEAGSTKFAAAKQPTAAAIEPFRLHELQSWLQSRRYSIFVERLESAAVMLFAVKSEQS; from the coding sequence GTGAAAGTTTTTGAAGCTGCACGGCTGCTGGATACAACTCCGCGTACGCTGCGATTTTATGAGGAAAAAGGTCTTGTTACGCCCACGAAAGCGCGCGAAAACGGCTATCGCCTGTATGGCGAGGAAGATATAGAGCGGCTGCGATGGATTATTGCGCTCCGCGAGCTTGGCATGCCGCTGGCTGCCATTGGCGAGGTGCTGCAAACGGCACGCCAGCCTGATGATTTTCTGCGATTAGCCGATCGTGCGCGGGCTCTCCTCTATGAGGAATGGGTCGCAGCGGGGCAAAAGCTGCAGGCGCTTGATGGTACGATAGCCAAATGGCGGGACCAAGCAAGGCCCGAGCTTGGCGCTGCTGAGGATGCAGCGGAAAAGATGAAGCATTCCCGCTCCCAGCGAAGCAGTTGGAATGATCGCTGGGATTATGATCGTCTAGCGCTGGAGCATGGCGAGGCTGCCCCAATGGCTGTATTGGCAAAGGTGCTGACTCCCTCCAGCTATGAACAAGCGTTAATGAAGATGCTGGAATGGATTGATCCGGTTGCAGGCGAGTACGGCGCCGAGCTTGGAGCGGGAACTGGCAATCTGTCTGTCAAGCTCGCAGAAGCGGGTGTACGCTTAACAGCTATTGAGCAATCGGCGCAAATGCTGAGCATTTTGCGCCGGCGTTTGCCGCATGTGGATGCGAAGCTCGGCAACCTGCTCACCCTGCCGCTGCCGGATCGAGTATGCGCCTTCATCGCTTGCAGCTTTGCAATGCATCATTTGAATGATTCCCAGCAGCTGCTCGCTTTGGCTGAGATGGATCGTATTTTGCTGCCTGGAGGACGAATGGCCATTATCGATATTAGCAAGGATAGCGAAGCAGAAGCAGGCTCAACAAAATTTGCCGCTGCCAAGCAGCCAACTGCTGCGGCTATTGAGCCTTTCCGCTTGCATGAGCTACAAAGCTGGCTTCAGTCGCGCCGCTACTCCATCTTCGTTGAGCGTTTGGAGAGCGCTGCGGTCATGCTTTTTGCGGTAAAATCGGAACAGTCCTAA
- a CDS encoding 2-hydroxy-3-keto-5-methylthiopentenyl-1-phosphate phosphatase, with protein sequence MTAAKKRIVFCDFDGTITVNDNIIAIIRHFNPPGWEPIVEQTISQQISIREGVGKLFRLLPSSMQKEVVHFGITNALIREGFGEFLSYCRKNDIEFYVTSGGIDFFVYPVLEPFDIPQDHIYCNGHDFSGANIEITWPHPCDGQCSNECGMCKTTIMRGFPAEQYERIVIGDSVTDFEGAKLADTVFSRSHLTTKCQELGLPHSEYETFHDIIRVLDKGKDESK encoded by the coding sequence ATGACAGCAGCAAAAAAACGCATCGTGTTCTGCGATTTCGACGGAACGATTACGGTAAACGATAATATTATTGCGATTATCCGCCATTTTAACCCGCCGGGCTGGGAGCCGATTGTGGAGCAGACGATTTCACAGCAAATATCCATTCGTGAAGGGGTAGGCAAGCTGTTCCGCCTCCTCCCTTCTTCTATGCAAAAAGAAGTTGTCCATTTCGGCATTACGAATGCGCTCATTCGCGAAGGGTTTGGCGAGTTCCTCTCCTACTGCCGGAAAAATGATATTGAATTTTACGTGACAAGCGGCGGCATTGACTTTTTCGTCTATCCGGTGCTTGAGCCATTCGATATTCCACAGGATCATATTTATTGCAATGGCCACGATTTTAGCGGTGCTAATATTGAAATTACATGGCCGCATCCCTGCGACGGACAATGCAGCAATGAATGCGGCATGTGCAAAACGACGATTATGCGCGGCTTCCCCGCTGAGCAATATGAACGTATTGTCATTGGCGACAGCGTGACGGACTTTGAAGGCGCAAAGCTGGCGGATACTGTATTTTCCCGCTCGCACCTGACGACGAAATGCCAGGAGCTTGGCCTGCCTCATTCCGAATATGAGACGTTCCATGATATTATTCGCGTGCTTGACAAGGGAAAGGATGAATCGAAATGA
- a CDS encoding glutamate-5-semialdehyde dehydrogenase gives MTSEVVEKATLAKRAASIMNTVTTDQKNAALLTIADALITHTSDIIDANKLDLQNGEAAGTSRSLLDRLALDEARIEAIAQALREIADLPDPVGELLEQFDRPNGLHIEKSRVPLGVIGIIYEARPNVTVDAAGLCLKTSNCVVLRGGSAALESNRKIIEVLREALRATALPADALQLIEDSDRASVNEMLKLNGLLDVIIPRGGSALIRTVVENATVPVIETGAGICHTYIDASANAEMAASISLNAKAQRPSVCNSMETLLVHETFASKSLLSIAEQFTAAKVELRGCERVMKLIPHAKQATNEDYATEYNDYILNVKIVDNLDEAIAHISNYGTQHSECIVTEDAGNAARFMQEIDAAAVYHNASTRFTDGFEFGFGAEIGISTQKLHARGPMGLPALTSTKYRIVGSGQIRG, from the coding sequence ATGACAAGCGAAGTCGTCGAAAAAGCCACATTGGCAAAACGTGCTGCCAGTATTATGAACACCGTAACGACCGACCAGAAAAATGCGGCGCTGCTTACGATCGCTGACGCTTTAATTACGCATACATCTGATATTATTGATGCGAACAAGCTCGATTTGCAAAATGGAGAAGCAGCCGGCACTAGCCGCTCCCTGCTCGACCGTCTTGCTCTCGATGAGGCAAGAATTGAAGCAATTGCCCAAGCGCTCCGTGAAATCGCTGATCTGCCGGACCCAGTTGGCGAGCTGCTGGAGCAGTTCGATCGTCCGAATGGGCTGCATATTGAAAAATCGCGTGTTCCGCTCGGCGTTATTGGCATCATTTATGAAGCGCGTCCGAATGTGACGGTCGATGCGGCCGGATTATGTCTCAAAACTAGCAACTGCGTCGTGCTCCGCGGCGGCTCGGCAGCACTTGAATCGAATCGCAAAATTATCGAGGTGCTGCGTGAAGCGCTTAGGGCGACGGCATTGCCAGCCGATGCCCTCCAGCTCATTGAAGATTCCGATCGCGCATCGGTCAATGAAATGCTCAAGCTGAATGGACTGCTCGATGTCATTATTCCACGCGGCGGGTCTGCGCTCATTCGCACCGTCGTTGAAAATGCTACCGTCCCAGTCATTGAAACTGGCGCAGGCATTTGCCATACTTATATTGATGCGAGCGCAAACGCGGAGATGGCGGCCAGCATTTCGCTCAATGCCAAAGCCCAGCGTCCATCCGTCTGCAACTCCATGGAAACGCTGCTTGTACACGAAACTTTTGCCAGCAAGTCGCTTCTCTCCATTGCTGAGCAGTTTACTGCAGCAAAGGTGGAACTTCGCGGCTGCGAACGTGTTATGAAGCTTATCCCTCACGCCAAGCAAGCGACGAATGAGGATTATGCGACAGAGTATAATGACTATATTCTGAACGTGAAAATCGTAGATAATCTGGATGAGGCCATCGCCCATATTAGCAACTACGGGACACAGCATTCCGAATGCATCGTTACCGAGGATGCAGGCAATGCAGCCCGCTTTATGCAGGAGATTGATGCGGCTGCCGTCTATCACAATGCTTCCACTCGCTTCACGGATGGCTTTGAATTCGGCTTTGGCGCTGAAATTGGCATAAGCACGCAGAAGCTTCATGCACGCGGGCCTATGGGCTTGCCTGCGCTCACATCAACCAAATACCGGATTGTCGGCTCTGGACAAATTCGCGGCTAA
- a CDS encoding MarR family transcriptional regulator, with amino-acid sequence MVRWLLSYGATSATALAEATAMDRSTVSRQVNQLKGLHYVQSETAPEDRRGVRLCLTELGRERTLEALKEKESAFYASISQWDDATLTHFTEMLQNCNSYNWK; translated from the coding sequence ATGGTACGGTGGCTTCTTTCCTATGGGGCAACTAGCGCCACTGCATTAGCTGAAGCAACAGCTATGGACCGCAGCACCGTCAGCCGTCAGGTCAACCAGCTAAAGGGGCTCCACTACGTACAAAGTGAAACGGCTCCTGAAGATCGCCGCGGCGTGCGCTTATGTTTAACTGAGCTAGGACGGGAACGAACCTTAGAAGCTCTGAAGGAAAAAGAATCCGCCTTCTATGCCAGCATTTCTCAGTGGGATGATGCCACGCTTACGCATTTCACCGAAATGCTCCAAAATTGCAATAGCTACAATTGGAAATAG
- the helD gene encoding RNA polymerase recycling motor HelD, with product MDTKDWRQEQERLEWIRNKLQTRIAELEPEVAGLRDQAADIRKRFWEEVTINTSTQEDFEETFYTINQQSAVLAERERGRKLLAQQWDSMKRLHPSPYFGRLDFQEDGLGFSEQIYIGVSSFIDDDGLSFLIYDWRTPIASLYYDYPPGLASYVTPAGQIEGTMELKRQFQIQSGQICNMFDASETIGDELLQQVLGKGADSQMKSIVATIQREQNIIIRNEKSRMLIVQGAAGSGKTSAALQRVAYLLYKHRQSIKADQIVLFSPNPMFTSYISTVLPELGEENIQQTTFQEYLDYWLGSSLRPEDAFDQIEYVLTAQGGPGYEARLQGIEYKASEVFLQALKDYGIWLGQKGMRFNGIRFRERDLIAAERIKAKFYEYDHSQPLLNRIELLQEWLLNELALLERKEREAPWVEEEMNYLDAEQYAEVFGMLHKDKEVFDIAEQYAVVREKISNKLREDEGDFDFATREEELLRRKIVKECFKPLRKMVKKLSFVDMKGIYGQLFVDEAAYQEITNGAVVPPLWPEICRQTQESLLRNELFYEDATPYLYVKELIEGVRTNKEIRYVFVDEGQDYSPFQYEYLKKLFPRARMTVLGDFGQAIFMQATSLSASDSPLVRLYGEAETSLVCLVRSYRSTREIVEFTRLMLPGGEEIAPFERRGHKPLLTRMASGEKRDSQIMADIAALRAEGFDSIAVITKTAAESREAHDSLRIFGDAALQLITKETLGFEKGVMVIPVYLAKGVEFDAVLIYDASPEAYGQENERKLLYTACTRAMHRLHLYTTGNWSPFMQSLPANLYEVAAN from the coding sequence ATGGATACGAAGGATTGGCGGCAAGAACAGGAGAGACTGGAATGGATCAGGAACAAGCTGCAGACGAGGATCGCTGAATTGGAGCCGGAGGTTGCCGGGCTGCGCGATCAAGCTGCGGACATCCGCAAGCGGTTTTGGGAAGAGGTTACGATCAACACAAGCACGCAAGAAGATTTCGAAGAAACCTTCTACACGATTAACCAGCAGTCCGCAGTATTGGCCGAACGGGAGCGGGGCCGCAAGCTATTGGCGCAGCAATGGGACAGCATGAAACGTCTGCATCCCTCTCCTTATTTCGGACGCCTCGACTTTCAGGAGGATGGTCTAGGCTTCAGCGAGCAAATCTATATTGGCGTATCTTCCTTCATTGACGATGACGGTTTGAGCTTTCTGATTTATGACTGGCGTACGCCCATCGCGAGCCTTTACTACGACTACCCCCCCGGCTTGGCGTCTTATGTCACGCCAGCCGGACAAATCGAAGGGACGATGGAGCTCAAGCGACAGTTTCAGATTCAAAGCGGACAAATCTGCAACATGTTTGACGCGAGCGAAACGATCGGAGACGAATTGCTGCAGCAAGTGCTCGGCAAAGGGGCGGACTCGCAAATGAAGAGTATCGTGGCCACCATACAGAGGGAACAAAACATCATCATTCGCAATGAAAAAAGCCGGATGCTTATCGTACAGGGCGCGGCCGGCAGCGGCAAAACATCAGCGGCATTGCAGCGAGTGGCGTATTTGCTGTACAAACATCGCCAGTCGATCAAGGCCGATCAAATCGTTCTTTTTTCGCCGAATCCGATGTTTACCAGTTATATCTCCACTGTCCTACCGGAGCTTGGTGAAGAGAACATACAGCAGACGACCTTTCAAGAATATCTCGACTATTGGTTAGGTTCTTCGTTACGTCCGGAGGATGCCTTTGATCAAATTGAATATGTACTGACCGCACAAGGGGGGCCGGGGTATGAAGCTCGACTTCAGGGGATCGAATATAAAGCTTCCGAAGTTTTCCTTCAAGCCCTGAAGGACTATGGCATATGGTTGGGACAAAAAGGAATGCGATTCAACGGTATCCGGTTTCGGGAACGCGATCTGATTGCCGCAGAGCGAATAAAAGCGAAATTTTACGAATATGACCATTCTCAGCCGTTGCTCAATCGTATCGAACTTTTACAGGAATGGCTGCTGAACGAACTGGCTTTGCTGGAACGTAAGGAGCGGGAAGCGCCATGGGTAGAGGAAGAGATGAATTATCTCGATGCCGAGCAGTACGCGGAAGTTTTCGGAATGCTGCACAAAGATAAGGAAGTATTCGACATTGCAGAACAATATGCCGTAGTCCGCGAGAAAATAAGCAACAAGCTCCGCGAAGATGAAGGCGACTTTGACTTCGCCACAAGGGAGGAGGAGCTGCTCCGCCGAAAAATCGTGAAAGAATGCTTTAAACCGCTAAGGAAAATGGTGAAGAAGCTCTCGTTCGTAGATATGAAAGGCATATATGGCCAACTGTTTGTTGACGAAGCCGCTTATCAAGAAATAACGAACGGGGCTGTCGTCCCGCCGCTGTGGCCTGAAATATGCAGGCAAACGCAGGAATCGCTGCTTCGCAATGAGCTATTCTACGAGGATGCGACTCCATATTTGTATGTAAAAGAACTGATCGAAGGCGTCCGGACGAACAAGGAAATCCGTTATGTGTTCGTAGACGAGGGTCAGGATTATTCGCCGTTTCAATATGAATATTTAAAAAAGCTGTTTCCACGTGCTCGAATGACGGTGCTCGGTGATTTTGGGCAAGCGATCTTTATGCAGGCTACAAGTTTGTCCGCATCCGACTCGCCGCTGGTCCGCCTTTATGGCGAAGCCGAAACAAGCCTTGTCTGCCTTGTACGCAGTTATCGTTCAACTAGGGAAATAGTTGAATTTACGAGATTGATGCTTCCAGGCGGGGAAGAAATTGCTCCTTTTGAAAGGCGAGGCCACAAGCCCCTTCTGACGAGAATGGCTAGCGGTGAGAAGCGTGATTCGCAAATAATGGCAGACATCGCGGCGCTCAGGGCCGAGGGCTTCGATTCCATCGCCGTCATTACGAAGACCGCAGCCGAAAGCCGGGAGGCTCATGACTCGTTGCGGATATTTGGAGACGCAGCACTGCAGCTCATTACGAAGGAGACGCTGGGCTTTGAAAAAGGAGTGATGGTCATTCCCGTGTATCTGGCCAAGGGTGTCGAGTTCGATGCAGTTTTGATCTATGATGCTTCGCCCGAAGCATACGGACAGGAAAACGAACGCAAGCTTCTTTATACGGCTTGTACGCGGGCCATGCATCGGCTTCACCTTTATACGACGGGCAATTGGTCGCCGTTCATGCAGTCATTGCCTGCGAATTTGTATGAGGTAGCAGCAAATTGA
- a CDS encoding 2,3-diketo-5-methylthiopentyl-1-phosphate enolase: MSEFCIATYRSFDDKADFDKKALSIAVGLTVGSWTDLPEARKSEMEKHLGKVLSVEVHEGGEGNRYADIRIAYPDINFSRDIPALLVTIFGKLSMDGRIKLIDIEVSQSFGSAFPGPKFGLQGVRGLLGVQERPLLMSIFKSVVGHDLANLQEQFYKQALGGVDLIKDDEILFENPLTPLEKRVEACMEAAERAQQETGQKLLYAVNLTGPTSQLASQARKAIAAGANALLFNVLAYGYDVLHELSKDPSISVPIAAHPAMAGAMYPSPHYGIGASVLLGKLMRLAGADLVLFPSPYGSVVMPKEENLAVKEALLAPSSELLTSFPVPSAGIHPGLVPLILRDFGTDVVVNAGGGIHGHPMGTAAGGQAFRLAIDAAMNGIHLRDAAAAPGGEALQAAIDAWGIKE; encoded by the coding sequence ATGAGTGAATTTTGCATTGCTACCTACCGCAGCTTTGACGATAAAGCGGATTTTGATAAAAAGGCGTTATCCATTGCCGTCGGCCTGACGGTTGGAAGCTGGACTGATTTGCCGGAAGCGCGCAAATCCGAAATGGAGAAGCATCTCGGCAAAGTATTGTCCGTTGAGGTGCATGAAGGTGGAGAAGGCAATCGCTACGCTGATATTCGCATCGCCTATCCAGATATCAATTTCAGCCGCGATATCCCTGCCCTGCTCGTTACGATTTTCGGCAAGCTGTCGATGGACGGACGCATTAAACTGATTGATATTGAAGTTTCACAGTCGTTCGGCTCTGCTTTTCCGGGTCCGAAGTTTGGCTTGCAGGGCGTTCGCGGCCTGCTCGGCGTACAGGAGCGTCCGCTGCTGATGAGCATCTTCAAATCTGTTGTCGGCCATGATCTGGCGAACTTGCAGGAGCAGTTTTATAAGCAGGCGCTTGGCGGCGTTGATCTGATTAAAGACGATGAAATTCTGTTTGAAAATCCGCTGACCCCGCTGGAAAAACGCGTTGAGGCTTGTATGGAAGCTGCCGAGCGCGCCCAGCAGGAAACGGGCCAAAAGCTGCTGTATGCCGTCAATTTGACAGGCCCTACTTCGCAGCTTGCTTCGCAGGCGCGCAAAGCGATTGCTGCTGGAGCTAACGCCCTGCTCTTTAATGTGCTGGCTTACGGCTACGATGTGCTGCATGAGCTGAGCAAAGATCCGTCGATCAGCGTACCGATAGCTGCCCATCCGGCTATGGCAGGCGCGATGTATCCTTCGCCGCACTATGGCATTGGCGCTTCCGTGCTTCTGGGCAAGCTTATGCGCCTTGCGGGAGCTGATCTCGTGCTGTTCCCTTCTCCTTACGGCTCGGTCGTCATGCCGAAGGAAGAAAATCTCGCCGTCAAGGAAGCGCTGCTTGCCCCATCCAGCGAGCTGCTCACCAGCTTCCCTGTTCCATCCGCTGGCATTCATCCGGGTCTCGTGCCGCTTATTTTGCGCGACTTCGGCACCGATGTAGTCGTCAACGCTGGCGGAGGCATTCATGGCCATCCGATGGGCACCGCTGCTGGCGGACAAGCCTTCCGCCTCGCGATTGATGCAGCGATGAATGGCATTCATCTGCGCGATGCTGCCGCAGCTCCTGGCGGCGAAGCGCTGCAAGCGGCTATTGACGCTTGGGGGATTAAAGAATGA
- the argC gene encoding N-acetyl-gamma-glutamyl-phosphate reductase — protein MTYKVFVDGQEGTTGLKIFEYLSKVPDIEVLRIDTDKRKNPEERSKFLNSADIVFLCLPDSAAKESIELMKNNKTRIINTSTAFRTDKSWVYGLPELKNQRELIQSASRVSVPGCHATGFILTIRPLIEAGILPEDYPVTCYSLTGYSGAGKSGIEEYENSVLAAERKLHVPRHYALQHNHKHIPEMLMYSGLLSEPLFTPIKANYAQGLAMSVPLISRILSKNASAKEVHEALSAYFASERFVHVMPYDSEASLDEGHFMISECNNTNRLEIFVFGQKGKVNMISRYDNLGKGASGAAVQNMNLMLGLDEGNSLVN, from the coding sequence ATGACATATAAGGTATTTGTTGACGGACAAGAAGGCACGACAGGCTTGAAGATTTTTGAGTATCTGTCTAAGGTGCCGGACATTGAAGTTCTCAGAATTGACACCGACAAAAGGAAAAATCCTGAAGAACGAAGCAAATTCCTTAATAGTGCAGATATCGTATTTCTTTGTCTGCCCGATTCGGCAGCCAAAGAGTCAATTGAGCTTATGAAAAATAACAAAACAAGAATCATTAATACCAGCACTGCTTTTAGAACGGATAAAAGCTGGGTCTATGGTCTGCCTGAGTTGAAAAATCAAAGAGAACTCATACAATCCGCATCGAGAGTCTCCGTTCCAGGCTGTCATGCAACTGGCTTTATTCTTACGATTAGACCGTTAATTGAAGCAGGCATTCTTCCAGAAGATTACCCTGTAACGTGTTATTCCTTGACTGGCTACTCCGGAGCTGGCAAAAGCGGAATAGAGGAATATGAGAATTCAGTATTAGCAGCTGAAAGAAAGCTCCATGTTCCAAGGCATTATGCGCTGCAGCATAATCATAAGCATATCCCTGAGATGTTGATGTATTCAGGACTTTTATCTGAACCATTATTCACGCCCATCAAAGCTAATTATGCACAAGGACTCGCGATGTCAGTCCCCTTAATTAGCAGGATTTTGTCCAAAAACGCTTCTGCAAAAGAGGTACATGAAGCATTGTCCGCGTATTTTGCATCGGAGCGTTTTGTACATGTCATGCCGTACGATTCAGAAGCAAGCCTTGATGAAGGTCACTTCATGATTTCGGAGTGCAATAACACGAACCGATTGGAAATTTTTGTTTTTGGACAAAAGGGCAAGGTGAATATGATTTCAAGGTACGATAATTTAGGAAAAGGTGCATCAGGGGCTGCAGTGCAAAATATGAATCTCATGCTTGGATTGGATGAAGGGAATAGCTTGGTGAACTAA